The region CGCTCGTTCCGCATTTGTAGTGATACCAGCATGTGTCGTGGTGTTCGCGACTTCGTGAACCCGATCGTGTAGGTGTTGGTCTCCGTTGGTTGTCGCGGCGTGGCCATTTGATGTCTCGGAGATCCCGTGAGAGCGCATTGATCTGGCGTTGCATTTCTAGAATTACTTGACTTGCAGGTTCATTGCCGGCGCTTTGCTGTGGGTGTGTGTTCACTGTCTGCTGAGGGCTTTGTTGAACAGCGTGTATGAAAGAGTTGCTGTCTTTGGTAGCCTCCATGATACGATCGGCCATCGTTGCTGCGTTGACTAATGTTATGTGCTCGTCTGCGGATAGAATTGCGCGTATTTGTTCAGGCAGATTCCGAAACCATAACTGCTTTAGGAGCTCGTCTGTAACCGGTGTAGCTGCGGCCCTTGTCCGCATTTCGGCTAACAACTGTGACGGTTTGCGGTCACCGAGTGATAAGTCGCTGAGGAGCTTTGTTAGTTTGGTTGGTGTGCTATCGGCAACTTCGTTAATGATTCGAGCCTTGAAGTTTTCATACATTTCGTTGCGTGCTGGTGGATTGGTACGGAAATCAGCTAGTTTGTATATAACGCGCGTAGGCAGTTGTCCAATTATGGTATAGTATCGTTTTCTGTCGGACACGATACCTGCCGCTTCAAATGCCGCCTCGAATTGCCAGAACCATAGGTCGGTATGTTCCTCAACGAAATCTGGAAGCTTAACTTTCCGTTGGTCCAGCGTGTCCACACGCATTGGTGCCTGTTGCTCTGGAGCCGGTGTCTCTTGCTCGTCGTtgggcatatttttattttcgaaagatTTCTCACTTGTGGGGGTAGCCAGTATGTTCTGCCGCTTCGTCGGGGTCACCAGTATGGATCTTCTTTGGTTTGATTAAAAAACGTGCTTCAACTTCTGAATATGGAACTGGAAAGAAAATAAGAATAACAGTTCTGTTAACTGCGATGCAGATACATAAAATAATGAGTGCTGCC is a window of Bactrocera neohumeralis isolate Rockhampton unplaced genomic scaffold, APGP_CSIRO_Bneo_wtdbg2-racon-allhic-juicebox.fasta_v2 ctg2526, whole genome shotgun sequence DNA encoding:
- the LOC126766785 gene encoding uncharacterized protein LOC126766785; protein product: MPNDEQETPAPEQQAPMRVDTLDQRKVKLPDFVEEHTDLWFWQFEAAFEAAGIVSDRKRYYTIIGQLPTRVIYKLADFRTNPPARNEMYENFKARIINEVADSTPTKLTKLLSDLSLGDRKPSQLLAEMRTRAAATPVTDELLKQLWFRNLPEQIRAILSADEHITLVNAATMADRIMEATKDSNSFIHAVQQSPQQTVNTHPQQSAGNEPASQVILEMQRQINALSRDLRDIKWPRRDNQRRPTPTRSGSRSREHHDTCWYHYKCGTSARKCRPPCKFDRTTGSTQEDQKN